The following coding sequences lie in one Arachis hypogaea cultivar Tifrunner chromosome 4, arahy.Tifrunner.gnm2.J5K5, whole genome shotgun sequence genomic window:
- the LOC112796572 gene encoding pentatricopeptide repeat-containing protein At4g17616 isoform X1 — MVLPFTRYIPLHNCLVRKASTLQRFFPGHFNPILQKISTSSSSDCERLPWERSTQAILLGKLKTALRNHQMHEGWESFQDFRTLYGYPEVRLLNQLIVQLSYSSNHSWTRKAFDLVLQVVEEENNSGLVHVDTLTKLALSLARLQMSTSAAVILRLMLDKGCVPPMHLLCLVFLHLVKTEIGAYIACNYLSQVCDFYICLKDKKAQSADVVKPDASIFCLVLDACVRFNLPLKGLLLIELVALTGTVVDAHTVVIVSQILEMNGLRDEIRELKDHIDSVSAAFIRLYRQFYDSLLSLHFKFNDIDAAAKLVFDMNSSHNRHDHKENRKDLKNPCSIAIGSRNLRTGLKIHIELELLQNDSVVKPEGRQDLIFYRGQKLVLSNRALAKFITGYKKDGRISELSKLLLSVQEELYSVAGSRLCSDAIGACIHFGWLESAHDILDDAEAAGSPLDWDTYMLLLSAYRRRRMQRVAKALLKQMTRVHLDNELADDTIHEHFHCVETSDSLGKSNLVVTLVQILKDEDQIFPLVYEFNSSIHFFCMARMMEDALKVYRRMVEMNIQPTIQTFAYLLRGYSSLGMYREITILWGEIKRFMKGCGFPANRDLYELLLINFLRGGYFERVMEVIGHMRDQNMYADKLMYKVEFLRLHKNLYKSLKASDARTEAQLKRLEHVQEFRKWHSRFIHRARRQRETEMEEQREKQVMSSEAMEKISERLSCLENLYFPRALQSSATLPSQRKQIFRDLLSRDVPLFLERYGSELISDELGQFDSMKDDYEVNWHLKRLRSIMSPTSEELRMRSVTVKNRRRAYLDKLVYDGHYFSEDAMREREPYLHHEYVGKFQDQSSRGMARPGERWSETLMRRCEEAELVAKIRGEQQRMGVPERDWVGNEGFQEEEEEEEEEEEEEEEEEEEEEEKERNEERKKDGSNTQSAVRHLNQPDISDDGGASDPARESQESSLSAEELEDRMNQFTYIMQQKFLLGEDHEHLDYTKIDNDETLDDHWMREANIDAEERYFADD, encoded by the exons ATGGTTCTTCCTTTCACAAGATACATTCCATTGCACAACTGTTTGGTCAGAAAGGCTTCAACTTTGCAGAGATTTTTTCCTGGGCATTTCAATCCCATTTTGCAAAAAATTTCCACTTCTAGTAGTAGTGACTGTGAAAGATTACCATGGGAACGTTCTACCCAAGCAATTCTACTAGGGAAGCTCAAAACTGCTTTGAGAAACCATCAGATGCATGAAGGATGGGAATCCTTTCAGGATTTTAGGACACTGTATGGGTACCCTGAGGTTCGGTTGCTAAACCAGCTCATTGTTCAGCTGTCTTATTCATCTAATCATTCTTGGACGAGAAAAGCTTTTGATTTGGTTTTGCAGGTGGTTGAAGAGGAGAATAATTCTGGTTTGGTTCATGTTGATACGTTAACCAAACTTGCACTTTCTTTGGCAAGGTTGCAAATGTCAACCTCTGCAGCGGTGATTCTTAGATTGATGCTGGATAAGGGGTGTGTGCCCCCTATGCATTTGTTGTGCTTGGTCTTCTTGCACCTTGTGAAGACAGAGATTGGAGCATATATTGCATGTAATTATTTGTCTCAGGTTTGTGACTTTTACATTTGCTTGAAGGATAAAAAGGCTCAATCTGCGGATGTGGTTAAGCCAGATGCATCAATCTTTTGCCTTGTTCTTGATGCTTGTGTGAGGTTTAATTTACCCTTGAAGGGCTTGTTGCTGATTGAATTAGTGGCACTAACTGGGACAGTGGTTGATGCACACACTGTTGTAATAGTTTCACAGATTCTAGAGATGAATGGTTTAAGAGATGAAATAAGGGAATTAAAAGATCACATTGATAGTGTGTCAGCTGCTTTCATTCGCCTCTATCGACAATTCTATGATAGTTTGTTGAGCTTGCACTTCAAGTTTAATGACATTGATGCTGCTGCTAAGCTTGTTTTTGATATGAATAGTTCACATAATCGTCATGATCATAAAGAAAATAGGAAAGATCTTAAAAACCCTTGCTCTATTGCAATTGGATCGCGTAACCTTAGGACTGGACTAAAGATACATATTGAGCTTGAGCTGCTGCAGAATGATTCTGTCGTTAAACCTGAAGGTAGACAAGACCTGATCTTTTATAGGGGTCAAAAACTTGTTCTCAGCAACAGAGCACTGGCAAAATTCATTACCGGTTACAAGAAAGATGGGAGGATTAGTGAACTTTCAAAGCTTTTACTTAGCGTTCAAGAGGAACTATATTCAGTAGCAGGATCTCGTTTGTGTTCTGATGCAATTGGTGCTTGCATTCACTTTGGATGGCTTGAATCTGCTCATGACATTTTGGATGATGCAGAGGCTGCTGGATCTCCATTGGACTGGGATACATATATGTTACTCTTGTCAGCATATCGTAGGCGCAGAATGCAAAGAGTAGCAAAGGCACTGCTAAAACAAATGACAAGGGTTCATTTGGATAATGAATTGGCTGATGATACTATCCACGAACACTTTCACTGTGTGGAAACATCAGATTCACTTGGTAAATCGAATTTGGTTGTCACCTTGGTTCAAATATTGAAAGATGAAGATCAGATTTTCCCTTTGGTGTACGAGTTTAATTCTTCCATCCACTTCTTTTGCATGGCTAGAATGATGGAAGATGCACTAAAGGTGTATAGAAGAATGGTTGAAATGAACATTCAGCCCACTATTCAGACTTTTGCTTATCTGCTACGTGGATattcatctcttggtatgtatcgcGAGATCACAATCTTGTGGGGAGAGATTAAGAGATTCATGAAGGGTTGTGGTTTTCCGGCAAATAGAGATTTATACGAGTTACTACTAATAAACTTTCTTCGCGGTGGATACTTTGAGCGAGTGATGGAAGTCATTGGCCATATGAGAGACCAAAACATGTATGCTGATAAGTTGATGTATAAAGTTGAGTTCTTAAGACTTCACAAAAATCTTTATAAGAGTTTAAAAGCATCAGATGCAAGAACAGAAGCACAACTCAAAAGGCTTGAGCATGTTCAGGAGTTTAGGAAATGG CATTCAAGATTCATCCACCGAGCAAGGAGACAGAGAGAAACAGAGATGGAAGAGCAGAGAGAGAAGCAGGTGATGAGTTCGGAAGCGATGGAGAAAATATCGGAGAGGCTATCGTGTTTGGAGAACCTGTACTTCCCACGCGCCCTCCAATCCTCCGCCACTCTCCCTTCCCAGCGCAAGCAAATCTTCCGCGACCTTCTCTCCAGAGACGTTCCTCTCTTCTTAG AACGATATGGTTCTGAGCTTATTAGCGATGAGCTGGGACAGTTTGATTCCATGAAAGACGACTATGAGGTTAATTGGCATCTAAAGAGGCTTAGGAGCATAATGAGCCCAACTTCGGAGGAGTTGAGGATGCGGTCAGTGACTGTGAAGAACCGAAGGCGGGCTTACTTGGATAAATTGGTGTATGATGGGCATTACTTCTCCGAAGACGCCATGAGGGAAAGGGAGCCTTACCTGCACCATGAATATGTTGGGAAGTTTCAGGACCAGAGCAGCAGGGGCATGGCTAGGCCCGGGGAGCGCTGGTCTGAGACTTTAATGAGACGATGTGAGGAAGCTGAGCTGGTTGCCAAGATTAGAGGGGAGCAGCAGAGGATGGGTGTGCCCGAAAGGGATTGGGTCGGTAATGAGGggtttcaagaagaggaagaggaagaggaagaggaagaggaagaggaagaagaagaagaggaggaggaggaggagaaggagcggaatgaagaaaggaaaaaggaTGGAAGCAACACACAGTCTGCTGTG AGACACTTAAATCAACCCGATATAAGTGATGATGGTGGTGCTTCCGATCCAGCCAGAGAGAGTCAGGAATCATCTCTATCTGCAGAAGAGCTGGAAGACCGCATGAACCAATTTACGTACATTATGCAGCAGAAGTTCTTATTAGGGGAAGATCATGAACATCTAGATTACACTAAGATAGATAATGATGAGACCCTTGATGATCACTGGATGAGGGAAGCCAATATTGATGCAGAGGAGAGATACTTTGCTGATGATTAA
- the LOC140184083 gene encoding uncharacterized protein, producing the protein MIGADIISGSNVGDKVFISRMNMIPRDTVIPFKFQRRQFPVSLSFAMTINKSQGQTLSTVGLFLRRPVFCHGQLYVAISRVRNRNGLKILLCDDGLVDPIRTENVVFTEVFDKI; encoded by the coding sequence ATGATCGGTGCAGATATTATTTCTGGTAGCAATGTTGGGGATAAAGTTTTTATCAGTAGAATGAATATGATTCCCAGAGATACGGTTATACCGTTTAAATTCCAACGCCGTCAGTTCCCAGTTTCTCTGTCGTTTGCGATGACAATAAACAAAAGCCAGGGTCAGACATTATCAACAGTCGGGTTGTTCTTGCGTCGTCCTGTGTTTTGTCACGGTCAACTTTATGTAGCTATTTCTCGAGTTAGGAATAGAAATGGTCTTAAGATTTTACTTTGTGATGATGGATTAGTTGATCCTATCAGGACCGAAAACGTTGTATTTACAGAAGTTTTTGATAAGATATAA
- the LOC112794772 gene encoding uncharacterized protein, translating to MKQSTIRGEVLQGIEKAMRRGDDEASSIGTRVILPSSFTGGRRYMFNHCQDAMAICKHFGYPDLFRTITCNPNWPEFQRFTERERIFIADRLDISCCVFHAKLKCLLSDLKEGVFFGPLSAGMYTIEFQKRGLPHAHMLLWLNGKSNLQSVEIVDEFICAELPNPLKFLALYNIVTKYMIHGPCGRIRPSSPCMKDGKCSKFYPKRFVDQTSFDEDGYPIYRRRNMGVTVNINDVDIDNRFVVPYNPLLLMKYQAHINLEFCNKSNVIKYLFKYINKGPDRVTATVGETYNVGESSQVVDEIKQYYDCRYLSPFESMWRIFAYDIHHRWPSVQRLTFHLPNQQHVVFDDADITLMRFPDGQSLTYMEYPKKFVYCSNSREWKPRQRGFSIGRLSFAHPAAGELFYIRILLNVQRGCTSFRSIRTVNSVTYGTFQEACSAMGFLIDDKEYVSAIKEVAEIASAA from the exons ATGAAGCAAAGTACAATTAGAGGGGAAGTGCTTCAAGGAATAGAAAAGGCTATGCGTCGTGGTGATGACGAAGCTTCTTCAATTGGGACACGAGTCATCTTGCCTTCTTCTTTCACTGGTGGTAGACGTTATATGTTTAATCATTGTCAGGATGCGATGGCAATCTGTAAACATTTTGGCTATCCAGATTTATTCCGTACTATTACGTGTAATCCAAATTGGCCTGAATTTCAGCGATTCACAGAGCGAGAGCGAATTTTCATCGCTGATCGTCTTGATATCTCTTGCTGTGTTTTTCATGCTAAGTTGAAATGCCTTCTAAGTGATCTCAAAGAGGGTGTGTTTTTTGGTCCACTTAGTGCAG GTATGTATACTATTGAGTTCCAAAAAAGAGGTCTACCACATGCACACATGTTACTATGGCTTAACGGGAAAAGTAACTTACAAAGTGTTGAAATTGTTGATGAATTTATCTGTGCTGAGCTACCCAATCCCCTCAAATTTCTGGCTCTTTATAATATCGTCACCAAGTACATGATCCATGGTCCCTGCGGTCGAATTAGACCAAGTTCTCCTTGCATGAAAGATGGTAAGTGCTCAAAATTTTATCCAAAAAGATTCGTTGATCAAACGAGTTTTGATGAAGATGGCTATCCAATATATAGACGTCGTAATATGGGTGTGACAGTGAATATTAACGATGTTGATATTGACAACAGATTTGTTGTGCCTTATAATCCACTGCTGTTAATGAAATATCAAGCTCACATAAATCTTGAGTTCTGTAACAAGTCAAACGTCATCAAGTATCTTTTTAAGTATATCAATAAGGGTCCGGATCGGGTCACTGCAACTGTTGGAGAAACATATAATGTTGGTGAATCTTCTCAGGTGGTTGATGAGATCAAGCAGTATTATGATTGTCGTTATTTATCACCGTTTGAATCCATGTGGAGAATTTTTGCTTATGATATTCATCATAGATGGCCGTCAGTACAGAGGTTGACTTTTCACTTGCCGAACCAGCAGCATGTTGTATTCGATGATGCTGATATCACTCTCAT GAGGTTCCCGGATGGGCAGTCTTTAACATATATggaatatccaaaaaaatttgtCTACTGTTCGAACAGTAGGGAGTGGAAGCCGAGACAGAGGGGATTCTCAATTGGAAGATTGAGTTTCGCTCATCCCGCAGCTGGTGAACTTTTTTATATACGGATACTTTTGAATGTGCAGAGAGGTTGTACCAGTTTTCGAAGTATAAGAACCGTGAATAGTGTTACTTATGGTACATTCCAGGAGGCATGTTCTGCCATGGGATTCTTGATAGATGATAAGGAGTATGTTTCTGCTATTAAGGAAGTCGCCGAGATAGCATCTGCTGCATAG
- the LOC112796572 gene encoding pentatricopeptide repeat-containing protein At4g17616 isoform X2, whose translation MVLPFTRYIPLHNCLVRKASTLQRFFPGHFNPILQKISTSSSSDCERLPWERSTQAILLGKLKTALRNHQMHEGWESFQDFRTLYGYPEVVEEENNSGLVHVDTLTKLALSLARLQMSTSAAVILRLMLDKGCVPPMHLLCLVFLHLVKTEIGAYIACNYLSQVCDFYICLKDKKAQSADVVKPDASIFCLVLDACVRFNLPLKGLLLIELVALTGTVVDAHTVVIVSQILEMNGLRDEIRELKDHIDSVSAAFIRLYRQFYDSLLSLHFKFNDIDAAAKLVFDMNSSHNRHDHKENRKDLKNPCSIAIGSRNLRTGLKIHIELELLQNDSVVKPEGRQDLIFYRGQKLVLSNRALAKFITGYKKDGRISELSKLLLSVQEELYSVAGSRLCSDAIGACIHFGWLESAHDILDDAEAAGSPLDWDTYMLLLSAYRRRRMQRVAKALLKQMTRVHLDNELADDTIHEHFHCVETSDSLGKSNLVVTLVQILKDEDQIFPLVYEFNSSIHFFCMARMMEDALKVYRRMVEMNIQPTIQTFAYLLRGYSSLGMYREITILWGEIKRFMKGCGFPANRDLYELLLINFLRGGYFERVMEVIGHMRDQNMYADKLMYKVEFLRLHKNLYKSLKASDARTEAQLKRLEHVQEFRKWHSRFIHRARRQRETEMEEQREKQVMSSEAMEKISERLSCLENLYFPRALQSSATLPSQRKQIFRDLLSRDVPLFLERYGSELISDELGQFDSMKDDYEVNWHLKRLRSIMSPTSEELRMRSVTVKNRRRAYLDKLVYDGHYFSEDAMREREPYLHHEYVGKFQDQSSRGMARPGERWSETLMRRCEEAELVAKIRGEQQRMGVPERDWVGNEGFQEEEEEEEEEEEEEEEEEEEEEEKERNEERKKDGSNTQSAVRHLNQPDISDDGGASDPARESQESSLSAEELEDRMNQFTYIMQQKFLLGEDHEHLDYTKIDNDETLDDHWMREANIDAEERYFADD comes from the exons ATGGTTCTTCCTTTCACAAGATACATTCCATTGCACAACTGTTTGGTCAGAAAGGCTTCAACTTTGCAGAGATTTTTTCCTGGGCATTTCAATCCCATTTTGCAAAAAATTTCCACTTCTAGTAGTAGTGACTGTGAAAGATTACCATGGGAACGTTCTACCCAAGCAATTCTACTAGGGAAGCTCAAAACTGCTTTGAGAAACCATCAGATGCATGAAGGATGGGAATCCTTTCAGGATTTTAGGACACTGTATGGGTACCCTGAG GTGGTTGAAGAGGAGAATAATTCTGGTTTGGTTCATGTTGATACGTTAACCAAACTTGCACTTTCTTTGGCAAGGTTGCAAATGTCAACCTCTGCAGCGGTGATTCTTAGATTGATGCTGGATAAGGGGTGTGTGCCCCCTATGCATTTGTTGTGCTTGGTCTTCTTGCACCTTGTGAAGACAGAGATTGGAGCATATATTGCATGTAATTATTTGTCTCAGGTTTGTGACTTTTACATTTGCTTGAAGGATAAAAAGGCTCAATCTGCGGATGTGGTTAAGCCAGATGCATCAATCTTTTGCCTTGTTCTTGATGCTTGTGTGAGGTTTAATTTACCCTTGAAGGGCTTGTTGCTGATTGAATTAGTGGCACTAACTGGGACAGTGGTTGATGCACACACTGTTGTAATAGTTTCACAGATTCTAGAGATGAATGGTTTAAGAGATGAAATAAGGGAATTAAAAGATCACATTGATAGTGTGTCAGCTGCTTTCATTCGCCTCTATCGACAATTCTATGATAGTTTGTTGAGCTTGCACTTCAAGTTTAATGACATTGATGCTGCTGCTAAGCTTGTTTTTGATATGAATAGTTCACATAATCGTCATGATCATAAAGAAAATAGGAAAGATCTTAAAAACCCTTGCTCTATTGCAATTGGATCGCGTAACCTTAGGACTGGACTAAAGATACATATTGAGCTTGAGCTGCTGCAGAATGATTCTGTCGTTAAACCTGAAGGTAGACAAGACCTGATCTTTTATAGGGGTCAAAAACTTGTTCTCAGCAACAGAGCACTGGCAAAATTCATTACCGGTTACAAGAAAGATGGGAGGATTAGTGAACTTTCAAAGCTTTTACTTAGCGTTCAAGAGGAACTATATTCAGTAGCAGGATCTCGTTTGTGTTCTGATGCAATTGGTGCTTGCATTCACTTTGGATGGCTTGAATCTGCTCATGACATTTTGGATGATGCAGAGGCTGCTGGATCTCCATTGGACTGGGATACATATATGTTACTCTTGTCAGCATATCGTAGGCGCAGAATGCAAAGAGTAGCAAAGGCACTGCTAAAACAAATGACAAGGGTTCATTTGGATAATGAATTGGCTGATGATACTATCCACGAACACTTTCACTGTGTGGAAACATCAGATTCACTTGGTAAATCGAATTTGGTTGTCACCTTGGTTCAAATATTGAAAGATGAAGATCAGATTTTCCCTTTGGTGTACGAGTTTAATTCTTCCATCCACTTCTTTTGCATGGCTAGAATGATGGAAGATGCACTAAAGGTGTATAGAAGAATGGTTGAAATGAACATTCAGCCCACTATTCAGACTTTTGCTTATCTGCTACGTGGATattcatctcttggtatgtatcgcGAGATCACAATCTTGTGGGGAGAGATTAAGAGATTCATGAAGGGTTGTGGTTTTCCGGCAAATAGAGATTTATACGAGTTACTACTAATAAACTTTCTTCGCGGTGGATACTTTGAGCGAGTGATGGAAGTCATTGGCCATATGAGAGACCAAAACATGTATGCTGATAAGTTGATGTATAAAGTTGAGTTCTTAAGACTTCACAAAAATCTTTATAAGAGTTTAAAAGCATCAGATGCAAGAACAGAAGCACAACTCAAAAGGCTTGAGCATGTTCAGGAGTTTAGGAAATGG CATTCAAGATTCATCCACCGAGCAAGGAGACAGAGAGAAACAGAGATGGAAGAGCAGAGAGAGAAGCAGGTGATGAGTTCGGAAGCGATGGAGAAAATATCGGAGAGGCTATCGTGTTTGGAGAACCTGTACTTCCCACGCGCCCTCCAATCCTCCGCCACTCTCCCTTCCCAGCGCAAGCAAATCTTCCGCGACCTTCTCTCCAGAGACGTTCCTCTCTTCTTAG AACGATATGGTTCTGAGCTTATTAGCGATGAGCTGGGACAGTTTGATTCCATGAAAGACGACTATGAGGTTAATTGGCATCTAAAGAGGCTTAGGAGCATAATGAGCCCAACTTCGGAGGAGTTGAGGATGCGGTCAGTGACTGTGAAGAACCGAAGGCGGGCTTACTTGGATAAATTGGTGTATGATGGGCATTACTTCTCCGAAGACGCCATGAGGGAAAGGGAGCCTTACCTGCACCATGAATATGTTGGGAAGTTTCAGGACCAGAGCAGCAGGGGCATGGCTAGGCCCGGGGAGCGCTGGTCTGAGACTTTAATGAGACGATGTGAGGAAGCTGAGCTGGTTGCCAAGATTAGAGGGGAGCAGCAGAGGATGGGTGTGCCCGAAAGGGATTGGGTCGGTAATGAGGggtttcaagaagaggaagaggaagaggaagaggaagaggaagaggaagaagaagaagaggaggaggaggaggagaaggagcggaatgaagaaaggaaaaaggaTGGAAGCAACACACAGTCTGCTGTG AGACACTTAAATCAACCCGATATAAGTGATGATGGTGGTGCTTCCGATCCAGCCAGAGAGAGTCAGGAATCATCTCTATCTGCAGAAGAGCTGGAAGACCGCATGAACCAATTTACGTACATTATGCAGCAGAAGTTCTTATTAGGGGAAGATCATGAACATCTAGATTACACTAAGATAGATAATGATGAGACCCTTGATGATCACTGGATGAGGGAAGCCAATATTGATGCAGAGGAGAGATACTTTGCTGATGATTAA
- the LOC140184084 gene encoding uncharacterized protein has product MPVPNNCLVYQFSNLMLLRELQYDIVSLTREHDANVLKLNEEQRVVYHKIIDCISNKRHRFFFVYGFCGTGKTFLYRVLSAKLRSEKRIVINIASSGIASLLLPGGKTTHSMFNIPVELTEDTVCRIKKDSAKAEVVRLADLII; this is encoded by the coding sequence ATGCCGGTTCCTAATAACTGTTTAGTCTATCAATTTAGCAACTTGATGCTGCTGCGTGAGTTGCAATATGACATTGTTTCTTTGACTCGTGAGCATGATGCAAATGTCTTAAAGTTAAATGAAGAACAGAGGGTGGTCtatcataaaattattgattGCATCTCGAATAAGAGGCACAGATTCTTTTTTGTGTATGGGTTTTGTGGCACTGGAAAAACTTTTTTATACAGGGTTTTGTCGGCTAAATTGCGATCTGAGAAAAGGATTGTTATAAACATTGCTTCTAGTGGTATTGCTTCTCTATTGTTACCTGGTGGTAAGACGACTCACTCTATGTTTAATATTCCTGTTGAGCTGACTGAAGATACTGTTTGTCGGATTAAGAAGGATAGTGCAAAAGCTGAGGTAGTTCGATTGGCCGATTTGATTATTTGA
- the LOC112796573 gene encoding replication protein A 70 kDa DNA-binding subunit B, which yields MIVLELSSKDLTVRCALFGDYVNQVNHFLASGYVEQPVVVIQLAKVKFFRGQVGLQNVMYATQMLFNPDLPEVVEFRQSMVEQGINGTQPLFIANEGKVVSLEDDFMRLTRKCTIEELQDNNEEGSFITFGTIQGIIEDGGWWYSACVCGKGIYPQNGAYYCDFCLKHITNVTPRFKIKITVEDHSGEGIFLLFDREASYLLKKSCADLFTEVQRDASNNLYVGILILPYSNGSLERSYC from the exons atgattgtGCTTGAATTAAGttcaaaaga TCTTACAGTGCGATGTGCATTGTTTGGGGACTATGTTAATCAAGTAAATCATTTCCTTGCCTCTGGGTATGTGGAGCAGCCTGTTGTAGTGATTCAACTTGCTAAAGTCAAGTTCTTTAGGG GTCAAGTAGGGCTTCAAAATGTAATGTATGCCACTCAAATGTTATTTAATCCTGATCTTCCTGAAGTTGTTGAATTTAGGCAGAG TATGGTTGAGCAAGGTATCAACGGTACCCAGCCACTGTTTATTGCAAATGAGGGTAAAGTTGTCTCCTTGGAAGATGATTTCATGCGTTTAACTAGAAAATGCACTATTGAAGAGCTTCAAGATAACAATGAG gaggGTTCTTTTATCACTTTTGGTACAATCCAAGGTATTATTGAGGATGGAGGTTGGTGGTATTCTGCTTGTGTGTGTGGAAAGGGTATCTATCCTCAAAATGGTGCATATTACTGTGATTTTTGTTTGAAGCACATAACTAATGTGACTCCAAG atttaaaattaaaataacagttGAAGATCATAGTGGGGAAGGTATTTTCCTTCTCTTTGATCGTGAGGCATCTTATTTGCTTAAGAAATCATGTGCTGACTTATTTACCGAGGTTCAAAGAGATGCAAGT AATAACTTATATGTGGGGATACTTATCCTCCCATATTCCAATGGCTCATTGGAAAGAAGTTACTGCTGA